The following is a genomic window from Hydrogenovibrio kuenenii DSM 12350.
AGATTCGGTTGGATGTAATGAAGGATTCTTAGGTGTTAGTTGCTTTACTATCATATCGGCCAATCCAAGGCTTCCTTTAGAAGAAAGATCCTGAGCCAACTGCTGGTTATACCAATCTTTATAAAAATCCATTTGCTTACCATCAAGCCAGCCATTATCAAACTTAACTTTATTAGCTTTCTTTCCAATATTTGCGATAAAAACAGCGCTTCAAATTGCTGTGCAAACAGGCTTTAGTGCCGCTTGCTGGTTTGTCTTCGCTTCTTGTTTCAGTTCATTCAAGTTATTTGGACTCGAATAAATCTGCTGATAAGCTTTCAAATCTGTAGAAGGTGCAATTAAATCTGACATACTGCTTTCCTCACAATTCTGGTAAATTAAATGACCATCAAGTCAGCTTGTAATGCACCGGCTTGCTTCAAAGCTTCTTAAAATCGCTATAAGATCACCTGGTGCTGCGCCTACTTTATTCACCGCTTGAAACAATATCATCCAACGTAACGCCTTTTGGAAACTTCATCATTTGATTTGTTCCCAAGTTTTGAATACTTAATTGTGATGACGGTGTCCACCTTGTGTTGTACCGCAGGCAAGGGCATTCGGTTGAGAAACTTTCGGCGCTTCAGATACTTTAACCACCAAGTTACCGTGTGTGACTGCTGCTGCCCAGAAACTTTAACATCAGCACCAATCACCACTGTTCCTGTACGCGAATTAATAATGACACGAGCAGCTTCAACACCTGGTTTGACTTGAATATTCTCAATCATTGATAAAAATGCAACGCGTTGATTAAGGCATTCTTGGCGCCATCACCTCAACAGAGTTCACCATCTACCGCTGAAGCCGTACCTGGCCCAACTTACTATTGATTGCATTGACCAGATTAGTCGCCGTTGTGAAATCAGAGTTTTTAAGATTCAATGTAATGGTATTGCCTAAGTCAAAACCGGTATTTACTGTCTTTCTCAACCATCGCACCGTTTGGAATACGCCCAACACTTGGAATATTAATGGTAATTTTTGAACCGTTCTGCCACCAGTAGCATTTTAAACCGCCAACAACCAAACTACCTTGTGCCAAGGCATAAACATTACCATCCACCCCTTTTAATGGCGTTAATAGAAGTGTTCCACCGCGAAGACTTTTAGCATTCCCCAAAGAAAGAAACAGTCACATCTATTTTTTGGCCCGATTTAGAAAAGGCTGGTTAAATCTGCATGTACCGCAACGGCTTGCAATATTTTTTGAGTTGGTTTTTGTACCCGAAGGTAAGTTAATACCAAATTTATTCAACATACTCATCAAGCTTTGATCTGCATAGGCAGTCTTATCACCTGTGCCATCTAAACCGACAA
Proteins encoded in this region:
- a CDS encoding flagellar basal body P-ring protein FlgI; this encodes MLGVFQTVRWLRKTVNTGFDLGNTITLNLKNSDFTTATNLVNAINSKLGQVRLQR
- a CDS encoding rod-binding protein — encoded protein: MANIGKKANKVKFDNGWLDGKQMDFYKDWYNQQLAQDLSSKGSLGLADMIVKQLTPKNPSLHPTESRGSFLMKIRLKIRWM